A genomic stretch from Microtus pennsylvanicus isolate mMicPen1 chromosome 11, mMicPen1.hap1, whole genome shotgun sequence includes:
- the Trim65 gene encoding E3 ubiquitin-protein ligase TRIM65, with product MAALQLEEDQVTCSICLCRYWNPVTLPCGHSFCGTCIQDSWRSSEKLCPVCRQPFPEGTKLCRNVTLSNLVKALPPVLPAPATAIPRQETGAGHSARCPRHGRSLEFFCRTEGLCVCSACTVHECRHHERALLDVERRMLEDQLNARVEVTRQQVAEAESQLQELQRQRNQIESSACTVALLVSSRFSSLLQALKMQRDLTLRNIETAKEQALGQALNEMQRLTGHLEALSQYEHSVQDLLGQADDCVFFQELQQLSEPGESPGPLTAPQWDEVKQLNNVNELLSPLCGLLLEEKPPRVAASAAHAGPVEALGPPPPVPSTVCPLRKKLWQNYRNLTFDPDTANQYLCLSHKDRQVTHHYQAQGPARSGSFELWQVQCTQSFQTGQHYWEVHTSDHSVTLGVAYPKLPRRKEGTHTDNIGRGPYSWGLCLLEDSIQARHNGKVQRLHGVPGHLLGVDLNLTSGYLKFYSLEPQTQLLHTFYALFSQPLFPVFWLLEGRTLTLRHQPEAKLSPEPQEEASALN from the exons ATGGCGGCTCTGCAGCTGGAGGAGGACCAGGTGACTTGCTCCATCTGCCTGTGTCGCTACTGGAACCCGGTGACGCTGCCTTGTGGGCACAGCTTCTGCGGGACCTGCATCCAGGACTCCTGGCGCAGCAGCGAGAAGTTATGCCCCGTGTGTCGCCAGCCCTTCCCGGAGGGCACCAAGCTGTGCCGCAACGTGACGCTGAGCAACTTGGTAAAGGCGCTGCCTCCCGTGCTGCCGGCGCCGGCCACCGCCATTCCGCGCCAGGAGACCGGCGCCGGCCACAGTGCACGCTGCCCGCGCCACGGGAGGTCGCTCGAGTTCTTCTGTCGCACCGAGGGCCTCTGCGTGTGCAGCGCTTGCACAGTGCACGAGTGCCGTCACCACGAGCGGGCGCTGCTGGACGTGGAGCGCCGCATGCTCGAG GACCAGCTGAATGCTAGAGTGGAGGTTACCCGGCAACAGGTCGCCGAGGCAGAGAGCCAGCTTCAGGAGCTGCAGCGGCAAAGGAACCAGATCGAG AGTTCAGCCTGCACCGTGGCCTTGCTGGTCTCCAGCAGATTCAGCAGCCTGTTACAGGCATTGAAGATGCAGCGGGACTTGACACTGAGGAACATAGAGACAGCCAAGGAGCAGGCGTTGGGCCAGGCTCTGAACGAGATGCAGCGGCTAACTGGCCACCTGGAGGCCCTGTCTCAGTACGAACACAGTGTGCAGGATCTCCTGGGGCAAGCAGATGATTGTGTCTTCTTCCAG GAGTTGCAGCAGCTCTCTGAGCCTGGAGAGTCCCCTGGGCCACTGACGGCTCCGCAGTGGGATGAAGTGAAGCAGCTGAACAACGTGAACGAATTGCTTAGCCCGCTGTGTGGGCTCCTCCTTGAAGAGAAGCCCCCCAGGGTGGCTGCCAGCGCTGCCCACGCTGGTCCTGTGG AGGCCTTGGGTCCCCCGCCACCAGTCCCCAGCACAGTGTGCCCGTTGAGGAAGAAACTCTGGCAGA ATTATCGCAATCTGACCTTTGACCCGGACACTGCCAACCAGTACCTGTGCTTGTCCCACAAGGACCGGCAGGTGACACACCATTACCAGGCCCAGGGCCCAGCCAGATCAGGCAGCTTCGAGCTCTGGCAGGTACAGTGTACCCAGAGTTTCCAGACTGGACAGCACTACTGGGAGGTGCACACCTCCGACCACTCTGTGACGCTGGGCGTCGCCTACCCCAAACTACCGCGCAGAAAGGAGGGGACCCACACGGACAACATCGGCCGTGGCCCTTACTCCTGgggtctctgcctcctggaggaCAGTATCCAGGCCCGGCACAACGGCAAGGTCCAGCGCCTGCACGGGGTGCCTGGGCATCTCCTGGGCGTGGATTTGAACTTGACCTCCGGCTACCTCAAGTTCTACAGCCTCGAACCACAGACACAGCTGCTTCATACCTTCTATGCGCTTTTCAGCCAGCCACTCTTCCCTGTCTTCTGGCTCCTTGAGGGGAGGACCCTGACTCTTCGCCATCAGCCAGAAGCCAAGCTCTCTCCAGAGCCCCAGGAAGAGGCCTCAGCCCTCAACtga
- the Mrpl38 gene encoding large ribosomal subunit protein mL38, with product MAAPWWRAALLASGRCRGFSTSAPLRRRTPPLGPMPNEDIDVSNLERLEKYRSFERYRRRAEQEARAPHWWRTYREYFVKETDPKDKIDIGLPPPRVIRTQQLQERKHFIRELRANMEEERAARLRTASIPLEAVRAEWERTSGPYHKKRLAEYYGLYRDLFHGATFVPWVPLHVAYAVGEEDLIPVYHGNEVTPAEASQAPEVTYEADKDSLWTLLLINLDGHLLEPDAEYVHWLLTNIPSNRVAEGQETCPYLPPFPARGSGFHRFAFLLFKQDKPINFSEDTRPSPCFQLAQRTFRTFDFYKKHQDAMTPAGLAFFQCRWDDSVTHTFHQLLGMREPVFEFVRPPPYHPKQKRFPHQQPLRYLDRYRDSHEPTYGIY from the exons ATGGCGGCGCCCTGGTGGCGTGCCGCGTTGTTGGCGAGCGGGAGATGCCGGGGCTTCAGCACCTCGG CGCCCCTCCGCCGCCGGACGCCCCCTCTCGGACCTATGCCCAACGAGGACATTGACGTGAGCAACCTGGAGCGGCTGGAGAAGTACCGGAGCTTCGAGCGGTACCGCCGCCGAGCAGAGCAGGAGGCGCGGGCCCCGCACTGGTGGCGGACGTATAGGGAGTATTTCGTGAAGGAGACAG ATCCCAAAGACAAAATTGACATTGGACTGCCCCCACCTAGGGTAATTAGGACCCAACAGCTACAAGAGCGAAAACACTTTATACGAGAGCTTCGAGCCAACATGGAAGAAGAACGGGCAGCCCGCCTTCGCACAG CCAGCATCCCACTGGAAGCAGTGCGGGCCGAGTGGGAGAGGACCAGTGGTCCCTACCACAAGAAGCGTCTGGCGGAGTATTATGGCCTCTACCGAGACCTGTTCCACGGTGCCACTTTTGTGCCCTGGGTCCCCCTTCACGTGGCTTATGCTGTGGGAGAAGAGGACCTGATCCCGGTGTATCATGGCAATGAAGTGACTCCAGCAGAG GCTTCCCAGGCCCCAGAGGTGACCTACGAGGCAGACAAGGATTCCTTGTGGACACTACTACTTATCAATTTGG ATGGGCACCTGCTGGAGCCAGATGCCGAGTATGTTCACTGGCTGCT GACCAACATCCCAAGCAACAGGGTAGCTGAAGGACAGGAGACATGTCCCTACCTCCCCCCCTTCCCTGCTCGAGGCTCTGGCTTCCACCGCTTTGCCTTCTTGCTCTTCAAGCAGGACAAGCCAATCAACTTCTCTGAGGACACCCGTCCCTCTCCCTG CTTCCAGCTGGCCCAGCGGACCTTCCGCACTTTTGATTTCTACAAGAAACACCAGGATGCCATGACCCCAGCTGGTCTGGCTTTCTTCCAGTGCCGCTGGGATGACTCAGTCACCCACACCTTCCATCAGCTTTTAG GCATGCGGGAACCTGTGTTTGAATTTGTGCGGCCGCCCCCTTACCACCCCAAACAGAAGCGCTTCCCTCACCAGCAGCCCCTACGCTATCTGGACCGATACAGGGACAGTCACGAGCCCACCTATGGGATCTACTGA